A genomic segment from Candidatus Poribacteria bacterium encodes:
- a CDS encoding amidohydrolase family protein: protein MRIDCQSHIFPNTYIEILAQNPHPPQVIRRGGEAVVTYGDVQTFRLQDDAYDPKRKLKDMDEAGVDMALLSTNIPPPCMLAPELGNKGAQAINDAIAELVDTHPDRFAGLACLPWQNPDEATTEMGRVKQLGFRGIMLYSHIGGESVDAPQFEPVYAHAETLQMPIVMHPTVPTWGEAIKDHWMIGMMGLQVDNSFALLRLILSGILERHPHLQIVMPHVGGILPYMSGRIDHQTEVLGRARENITQPPSAYLQRIYLDTVSPSTQALQYAYEFSGADRLLFGTDHPWVDMPRFVRLIEELPIPQADKARIFGENAIELFDLN, encoded by the coding sequence ATGCGAATCGATTGCCAGAGCCACATATTTCCAAACACCTATATCGAAATCCTCGCGCAGAACCCACACCCTCCGCAAGTTATCCGTCGTGGCGGTGAGGCTGTCGTTACGTACGGCGATGTCCAAACATTTCGTCTTCAAGACGATGCCTACGATCCGAAGCGGAAACTCAAAGACATGGACGAAGCAGGCGTTGACATGGCACTGCTCAGCACCAATATCCCGCCGCCGTGCATGCTTGCACCTGAATTAGGCAATAAGGGCGCGCAAGCGATCAACGATGCCATCGCCGAACTCGTGGACACACATCCAGATCGGTTTGCAGGACTGGCATGCCTCCCGTGGCAAAACCCAGACGAAGCAACCACAGAGATGGGTCGGGTGAAACAGTTGGGGTTTCGCGGGATAATGCTCTACTCCCATATCGGCGGTGAATCCGTTGATGCACCACAGTTTGAACCGGTCTATGCACACGCCGAAACACTCCAGATGCCGATTGTGATGCATCCCACCGTCCCGACATGGGGAGAGGCTATCAAAGACCACTGGATGATCGGTATGATGGGGTTACAGGTGGATAACAGTTTCGCGCTGTTGCGGTTGATTCTGAGCGGAATTCTTGAACGCCATCCACATCTCCAAATCGTGATGCCGCACGTTGGCGGTATTTTACCGTATATGAGCGGCAGGATTGACCATCAGACCGAAGTATTGGGGAGAGCAAGAGAAAATATAACGCAACCACCAAGCGCGTATCTACAACGAATCTATTTGGACACCGTATCACCATCAACACAAGCATTGCAGTATGCCTACGAGTTCTCCGGTGCGGATCGTCTGCTGTTTGGGACAGACCATCCGTGGGTGGATATGCCGCGATTTGTCCGTTTGATTGAAGAGTTACCCATCCCCCAAGCAGATAAAGCACGAATTTTTGGTGAAAACGCCATAGAATTGTTCGATCTAAATTGA